From Trichocoleus sp. FACHB-46, one genomic window encodes:
- a CDS encoding chemotaxis protein CheC encodes MMPTVYELDALQELVNIGVGRAASILNEMVGSHVHLQIPYTKLISSAEVQQDLEQQLGIAPISAVRLGFNGSFAGVAQLVFPTDSASKLVAVLTREEFDLYDLDAVKIGTLSEVGNIVINGVMGSISNVLQQHLNYSLPIYLEDTVGNLLTSHDFEIASAAVLIAKARFTIEQLLIAGDIILIFKLGALDTLLTALNLGLEESA; translated from the coding sequence ATGATGCCAACGGTCTATGAGCTAGACGCTTTGCAAGAGCTAGTCAATATTGGTGTCGGACGAGCCGCTAGCATTCTGAATGAAATGGTTGGTTCTCATGTCCATTTACAAATCCCATATACAAAGTTAATTTCATCTGCCGAAGTCCAACAAGATTTAGAACAGCAGCTAGGCATAGCACCGATCTCAGCGGTACGGTTAGGCTTCAATGGTTCCTTTGCAGGCGTGGCTCAACTCGTGTTTCCGACCGATAGTGCCTCCAAACTAGTTGCAGTTTTAACTCGCGAGGAATTTGACTTATACGACTTGGATGCCGTCAAGATTGGCACTCTGAGCGAAGTTGGCAACATTGTGATCAATGGAGTGATGGGTTCGATTAGCAATGTCCTCCAGCAACATCTCAACTACTCGCTACCCATTTATTTAGAAGATACCGTTGGCAATCTCTTAACTTCTCACGACTTTGAGATTGCCAGCGCTGCCGTTCTGATTGCCAAAGCTCGCTTCACTATCGAACAACTCCTAATTGCTGGAGACATCATCTTAATTTTCAAATTGGGCGCTCTCGACACGCTGCTCACAGCTCTAAATCTTGGCTTGGAAGAATCAGCATGA